The following are from one region of the Halomonas qaidamensis genome:
- a CDS encoding L-serine ammonia-lyase: MAISVFDLFRIGIGPSSSHTVGPMRAARDFSQSVTSPSLTRMVIRLHGSLASTGIGHGTDGAIIMGLMGEMPESIDPDTIAERLRALDEGALLTLPNGQALTFDRAHDIEWDEHCLPFHPNAMMLTAYQHDKVIATNTYYSLGGGFYVDQACADQGGLDEDKTALPYPFETANELLALCQTNGLRISELMFENEKAWRSEGVIRTELLTIWEAMRTSIENGLKATGHLPGGLNVRRRAHGLHQQLLSPPPNQRLIVSSFTVMDWVNLFALAVNEENAAGKRMVTAPTNGAAGIVPAVLAYYLKFEPNACDDDVVTFLLAAGAMGILCKKNASISGAEVGCQGEVGSACAMAAAGLAEVLGGSPKQVENAAEIGLEHNLGLTCDPVAGLVQVPCIERNAIASVKAINAARMAMHGDGEHFVSLDKVIRTMRDTGRDMQDKYKETSKGGLAVNAVEC, from the coding sequence ATGGCGATAAGCGTTTTTGATCTCTTTAGAATTGGGATTGGCCCATCAAGCTCTCATACCGTTGGGCCGATGCGTGCAGCTCGGGATTTTAGCCAGTCGGTTACTTCACCGTCGCTGACGCGTATGGTGATTAGGCTCCACGGCTCATTAGCTTCTACCGGCATCGGCCATGGTACTGACGGTGCCATCATCATGGGCTTGATGGGAGAAATGCCAGAGTCAATTGATCCAGATACTATTGCCGAGCGACTGCGCGCACTGGATGAGGGCGCTCTGTTAACGCTACCCAATGGTCAAGCGCTAACGTTTGATCGTGCCCATGATATTGAATGGGACGAACATTGTTTACCCTTTCATCCGAATGCCATGATGTTAACGGCCTATCAGCACGATAAGGTTATTGCGACAAATACCTATTATTCCCTTGGTGGTGGCTTTTATGTCGACCAAGCCTGTGCCGATCAGGGAGGGTTAGACGAAGACAAAACGGCACTACCTTACCCATTTGAAACGGCAAATGAACTGTTAGCGCTTTGCCAAACAAATGGGCTGCGTATCAGTGAGCTAATGTTTGAAAACGAAAAAGCATGGCGCAGTGAAGGGGTGATTCGCACAGAGCTACTGACGATCTGGGAAGCCATGCGTACCAGTATTGAAAATGGCTTAAAAGCGACGGGGCACTTGCCCGGAGGGTTGAACGTTCGGCGGCGTGCCCATGGGCTTCACCAACAGCTGCTTTCACCTCCGCCGAACCAACGCTTAATCGTATCGAGCTTTACGGTGATGGATTGGGTTAATTTGTTTGCGCTGGCAGTGAATGAAGAGAACGCCGCAGGTAAACGCATGGTGACTGCACCAACGAACGGCGCCGCTGGTATTGTGCCTGCTGTATTGGCGTACTATTTAAAATTTGAGCCAAATGCCTGTGACGATGACGTAGTAACTTTTTTGCTGGCGGCGGGTGCTATGGGTATTTTGTGTAAAAAGAACGCGTCGATCTCCGGTGCTGAGGTTGGCTGTCAGGGGGAAGTCGGCTCAGCTTGCGCTATGGCCGCAGCGGGACTTGCTGAAGTGCTGGGTGGCTCGCCTAAGCAGGTGGAAAACGCTGCTGAAATTGGCTTAGAGCATAATCTTGGCCTTACTTGCGACCCTGTAGCGGGGTTGGTGCAAGTGCCGTGTATTGAGCGAAACGCTATTGCCTCGGTGAAGGCAATCAATGCTGCACGTATGGCGATGCATGGTGATGGTGAGCATTTTGTATCATTGGACAAAGTGATTCGCACCATGCGTGATACTGGCCGGGATATGCAAGATAAATACAAAGAAACGTCAAAGGGCGGCTTGGCTGTTAATGCCGTTGAGTGTTAA
- a CDS encoding AbgT family transporter, with protein sequence MTNSQNREENLKRGAFTRFLDSVEWLGNLLPHPVTLFAILCVLVVVASGIAGALGVSVADPRPANEGEWIAVNSLLNAEGLRRLVTEMVTNFTSFAPLGTVLVAMLGVGVAEHSGLLSASMRALVLNRSPRIVTYAVVFAGIMSNMAAELGYVVLIPLAAMIFHSLGRHPLAGLAAAFCGVSGGYSANLLIGTVDPLLSGITQEAARLLDPTYIVGAEANWFFMFASTFFVTLIGGFVTERIVEPKLGKFDSAYADNDIENQRMEGLSTSEKRALKGTGLATLALVALIAVMVVPENGILRNPDTGLISGSPFLRGIVVIVAVSFTVLGFVYGRLAGTMQNDRDIVDAMAKSMSSLGLYIVLVFFAAQFVALFNWSNFGTVTAVAGADLLQSLGLRGPGLFALFIIMCAFVNLSLGSASAQWAVTAPIFVPMLMLMGYAPEVIQAAYRIGDSVTNLITPMMSYFGLILAVATRYRKDMGIGTLVALMLPYTLFMLIGWSLLFFIWVFVFGLPVGPGSATHYTL encoded by the coding sequence ATGACAAACTCACAAAATCGCGAAGAAAACCTAAAGCGAGGTGCGTTTACTCGCTTTCTTGATAGCGTTGAGTGGCTGGGCAACCTGCTTCCACATCCTGTTACCCTATTCGCTATCTTATGCGTGCTGGTAGTAGTCGCCAGCGGCATCGCCGGTGCGTTAGGGGTATCTGTTGCCGACCCTCGCCCTGCTAACGAGGGTGAATGGATAGCGGTTAATTCACTGCTTAATGCAGAAGGCCTGCGCCGTTTAGTCACAGAGATGGTAACCAACTTCACTAGCTTCGCGCCGCTGGGCACGGTATTGGTGGCCATGCTGGGGGTCGGCGTTGCAGAACACTCCGGCCTGCTTTCAGCCAGCATGCGCGCGCTAGTACTTAACCGCTCGCCGCGCATTGTCACCTATGCCGTAGTGTTTGCTGGCATCATGTCGAACATGGCAGCTGAGCTTGGCTATGTGGTGTTGATTCCTTTAGCGGCCATGATCTTCCACTCATTAGGGCGGCACCCATTAGCGGGCCTTGCTGCTGCGTTCTGCGGCGTTTCTGGAGGCTACAGCGCTAACCTACTGATTGGTACCGTTGACCCATTACTGTCAGGCATTACTCAGGAAGCAGCGCGCCTTCTCGACCCTACTTACATTGTAGGCGCCGAGGCAAACTGGTTCTTTATGTTCGCCAGCACGTTCTTTGTCACGCTTATTGGTGGCTTTGTTACCGAGCGCATTGTAGAACCCAAGCTTGGTAAGTTCGATTCTGCCTACGCTGATAACGATATTGAAAACCAGCGCATGGAAGGACTATCAACATCAGAAAAGCGCGCCTTAAAAGGGACAGGGCTTGCAACACTAGCGTTAGTCGCTCTAATCGCTGTCATGGTCGTACCTGAAAACGGCATATTGCGTAACCCCGACACAGGGTTGATTAGCGGCTCGCCCTTTTTGCGTGGCATTGTAGTGATTGTCGCGGTGTCGTTCACTGTATTGGGGTTTGTTTATGGCCGCTTGGCAGGCACCATGCAAAACGATCGCGATATTGTCGATGCCATGGCAAAAAGCATGAGCAGTCTTGGCCTGTATATCGTGTTGGTCTTTTTTGCGGCGCAGTTTGTGGCGTTGTTTAACTGGAGCAACTTTGGCACCGTGACGGCCGTTGCTGGCGCTGATCTGCTGCAGTCCCTGGGGCTGCGTGGGCCAGGCCTATTCGCGCTATTTATTATTATGTGTGCGTTCGTCAACCTGTCCCTAGGCAGCGCCTCTGCTCAGTGGGCAGTAACGGCTCCTATCTTTGTACCGATGCTAATGCTGATGGGCTATGCCCCTGAAGTGATTCAGGCGGCTTACCGTATCGGCGACTCCGTGACCAACCTGATTACGCCAATGATGAGCTACTTTGGTTTGATTCTGGCGGTAGCAACCCGCTATCGGAAAGATATGGGCATTGGTACGCTGGTAGCACTTATGCTGCCTTACACGCTATTTATGCTGATTGGCTGGAGCCTGCTGTTCTTTATTTGGGTATTCGTTTTTGGCTTGCCTGTTGGTCCGGGGTCAGCCACGCATTACACGCTATAA
- the rpoD gene encoding RNA polymerase sigma factor RpoD — protein MAGNAQQQSRLKELIARGKEQGYLTYAEVNDHLPEDIADPDQVEDIIGMINDMGISVVEEAPDEDTLMMSDHSTDESAAEEAVAALAAVESDVGRTTDPVRMYMREMGTVELLTREGEIEIAKRIEEGTREVMSALAYLPGAVASILDAYDATQDEEAPGRLSDLFSGFIDPDEGIPGVAEAEVPEPEVETELSDDDDLDSDGDDEDEDSTASEGGPDPEEAKARFEQIREQNAAVEAALAKYGRGSAELKNEQARLAELFSPIKLVPKHFERLVGQVRISVEQVRAQEKAVMQLCVKKAKVPRKTFIKSFPGYESNPKWLDTFQEAQPKYADRLEPLRADIARSQRKIAFEEDMVQLTVADLKEVNRKLSIGEAKARRAKKEMVEANLRLVISIAKKYTNRGLQFLDLIQEGNIGLMKAVDKFEYRRGYKFSTYATWWIRQAITRSIADQARTIRIPVHMIETINKLNRVSRQMLQEMGREPTPEELGERLEMPEDKVRKVLKIAKEPISMETPIGDDDDSHLGDFIEDGTMLLPIDMATGEGLIEATRNVLGGLTAREAKVLRMRFGIDMNTDHTLEEVGKQFDVTRERIRQIEAKALRKLRHPSRSEPLRSFLDE, from the coding sequence ATGGCTGGAAATGCGCAGCAGCAGTCACGTCTGAAGGAGTTGATCGCGCGCGGCAAGGAACAGGGCTACCTGACCTATGCCGAGGTCAACGACCATCTACCCGAGGATATCGCCGACCCGGATCAAGTGGAAGACATCATTGGCATGATTAACGACATGGGTATCAGTGTCGTTGAAGAAGCGCCAGATGAAGACACTTTGATGATGTCGGATCACTCCACGGACGAGTCCGCTGCGGAAGAGGCCGTCGCGGCACTCGCCGCCGTGGAAAGCGACGTAGGTCGCACTACCGACCCTGTGCGCATGTATATGCGCGAAATGGGCACGGTTGAACTTCTAACCCGCGAAGGTGAGATCGAAATCGCCAAGCGGATAGAAGAAGGCACACGGGAAGTGATGTCGGCGCTGGCCTATTTGCCTGGCGCGGTTGCCTCTATCCTGGATGCTTATGATGCCACACAGGACGAAGAAGCGCCTGGCCGCTTATCTGACCTGTTCTCTGGTTTTATCGACCCGGACGAAGGGATTCCAGGCGTTGCAGAAGCCGAAGTGCCTGAGCCCGAAGTGGAAACCGAGCTGAGCGATGATGATGATCTCGACAGCGACGGTGACGACGAGGACGAGGACAGCACTGCCAGCGAAGGTGGACCTGATCCGGAAGAAGCGAAAGCTCGCTTCGAGCAAATCCGTGAACAGAACGCCGCTGTCGAAGCTGCGCTCGCGAAATACGGTCGTGGCAGTGCTGAGCTTAAAAATGAGCAAGCGCGCTTAGCCGAGCTATTTTCGCCTATTAAGCTGGTGCCGAAGCATTTTGAGCGACTAGTCGGTCAGGTACGTATTAGCGTTGAGCAGGTGCGTGCCCAAGAAAAAGCGGTCATGCAGCTGTGCGTGAAGAAAGCTAAAGTACCACGTAAGACGTTCATTAAGTCGTTCCCTGGGTACGAGTCTAATCCAAAATGGTTGGACACCTTCCAGGAGGCGCAGCCTAAGTATGCTGACCGCCTTGAGCCACTGCGCGCCGATATTGCTCGCTCACAGCGCAAAATTGCCTTTGAAGAGGACATGGTGCAGCTCACCGTGGCTGACCTCAAAGAAGTTAACCGCAAGCTCTCTATCGGCGAGGCGAAAGCGCGTCGTGCTAAGAAAGAGATGGTTGAGGCTAACCTGCGTTTGGTAATTTCGATTGCTAAGAAATATACCAACCGTGGCCTGCAGTTCTTGGATCTGATTCAGGAAGGCAATATTGGCCTAATGAAAGCGGTGGATAAGTTCGAATATCGCCGTGGTTACAAGTTTTCGACCTATGCCACGTGGTGGATTCGTCAGGCGATTACGCGCTCTATCGCTGACCAGGCGCGTACCATCCGGATTCCGGTACACATGATTGAGACGATCAATAAGCTCAATCGCGTTTCTCGCCAGATGCTGCAGGAAATGGGCCGCGAGCCAACGCCGGAAGAGTTGGGCGAACGTCTGGAAATGCCGGAAGACAAAGTGCGCAAGGTGTTGAAAATTGCCAAAGAGCCGATCTCTATGGAGACGCCGATTGGTGACGACGATGATTCACACCTAGGTGACTTTATCGAAGATGGCACGATGTTGCTGCCGATTGATATGGCGACTGGCGAAGGCTTGATCGAAGCGACGCGTAACGTCCTTGGTGGCTTAACCGCTCGTGAAGCGAAAGTGCTTCGCATGCGTTTCGGTATTGATATGAATACCGACCACACGTTAGAAGAAGTGGGTAAGCAGTTTGACGTAACCCGCGAGCGGATTCGTCAGATCGAAGCGAAGGCGCTGCGCAAGCTACGTCATCCAAGTCGTTCTGAACCGCTGCGCTCGTTCCTCGACGAGTAG
- the dnaG gene encoding DNA primase, with product MAGQIPQRFIDDLLGRVDVVEVVGERVQLKKAGRNYSGLCPFHQEKTPSFTVSADKQFYHCFGCGAHGNALRFLMEYDKLPFPDAVGQLASRLGLEVPREGADDPRAQQREKKRKEGVNLLELAASFYRERLKMQEGQGAQRYLQGRGLSQDVVSTYGIGYAPGGWEALKQHLSARGIGEPVQVEYGLLIHREDTGRTYDRFRDRVMFPIRDLRGRTIAFGGRVMGDDQPKYLNSPETPVFHKGRELYGLYEARQASSKLEQLVIVEGYMDVVALAQFGINNAVATLGTATTEDHLSRLFRLVSRVVFCFDGDRAGRQAASRALETALPQMIDGREARFLFLPEGDDPDTLVRREGSEAFQNRVTCAMPLSEFLFEQAAQGRDLNTVEGRERFASQVLEALNKVPEGMLKSLLLEALAKRSGLAQSQLKNLLDKRAAVSAQKEAQKASSQEAVYWEQVESPDMMPFEHHEGPLVSAKPKPSGSSKKKSPQRQALQHRPQVLSTVARIVQLLLNEPSLVAALPDSLDWLPESEETPLCRDLIELLRAGRYRSPQVVLAHFQGSYEGQVLAELASRELLIPKGTREAELTGLVEHLVEVQRKRSPQEEYQALLDLERSGQKLDKAQRQRLASLVMELVKRH from the coding sequence ATGGCAGGCCAAATTCCACAACGTTTCATTGATGACCTTTTAGGCCGTGTAGATGTGGTCGAGGTGGTTGGTGAGCGTGTGCAGCTTAAAAAGGCCGGGCGTAACTATTCTGGGCTATGTCCTTTCCATCAAGAGAAAACTCCGTCATTTACGGTCAGCGCTGATAAACAGTTTTATCACTGCTTTGGGTGTGGTGCCCACGGTAATGCGCTACGCTTTCTAATGGAATACGACAAACTACCCTTTCCCGATGCGGTTGGGCAGTTGGCTAGCCGTTTAGGGTTAGAGGTTCCTCGTGAGGGTGCCGATGATCCGCGCGCTCAGCAGCGCGAAAAAAAGCGCAAAGAGGGCGTTAACCTTCTTGAACTTGCTGCCAGTTTTTACCGAGAACGGCTAAAAATGCAGGAGGGGCAGGGAGCGCAGCGCTATCTGCAAGGCCGTGGGTTATCGCAGGACGTCGTTAGTACCTATGGTATTGGTTATGCGCCCGGTGGATGGGAGGCCCTAAAACAGCACTTGAGCGCACGGGGTATTGGTGAGCCTGTCCAAGTAGAGTATGGCTTGCTTATTCACCGTGAAGACACAGGGCGGACGTATGACCGCTTTCGTGATCGTGTGATGTTTCCCATTCGGGACTTAAGGGGTCGAACCATTGCGTTTGGCGGTCGGGTAATGGGCGATGACCAGCCTAAATACTTGAACTCGCCAGAAACGCCTGTCTTTCACAAGGGGCGTGAGTTGTATGGGCTGTATGAGGCTCGCCAAGCCTCAAGCAAGCTTGAACAGCTTGTTATTGTGGAAGGCTATATGGATGTCGTCGCGCTAGCGCAGTTCGGCATCAATAACGCAGTTGCTACCCTGGGTACGGCAACGACAGAAGACCACCTAAGCCGACTGTTTCGTTTGGTCAGCCGTGTGGTGTTTTGCTTTGACGGCGACCGTGCAGGACGCCAAGCCGCCAGCCGTGCCTTAGAAACAGCATTGCCGCAGATGATTGACGGTCGTGAAGCGCGCTTCCTGTTTCTGCCAGAAGGTGATGACCCGGATACGTTGGTGCGTCGTGAAGGTAGTGAGGCGTTCCAAAATCGCGTTACCTGCGCGATGCCGCTGTCTGAGTTTCTCTTTGAGCAGGCAGCGCAGGGGCGTGACTTGAATACCGTGGAAGGGCGAGAGCGGTTTGCAAGTCAGGTGCTTGAGGCATTGAACAAAGTGCCTGAAGGAATGCTCAAATCGTTACTGTTAGAGGCATTGGCTAAGCGCAGTGGATTGGCGCAATCGCAGCTAAAAAACCTACTTGATAAGCGTGCGGCTGTCAGTGCACAAAAAGAGGCGCAGAAGGCGTCTTCGCAGGAGGCCGTGTACTGGGAGCAGGTCGAGTCGCCTGACATGATGCCATTTGAGCATCATGAGGGACCGTTGGTCAGCGCCAAACCTAAACCTTCAGGCTCCAGTAAGAAAAAGTCACCACAAAGGCAGGCACTGCAGCATCGCCCGCAAGTGCTTTCGACCGTGGCACGGATTGTACAGCTACTGTTGAATGAGCCTAGCTTAGTGGCAGCACTACCGGATTCCTTGGACTGGTTGCCAGAGAGTGAAGAAACACCGCTATGTCGCGACTTGATTGAGTTGCTACGTGCCGGGCGTTATCGCAGCCCGCAGGTGGTGTTGGCACATTTTCAGGGTAGCTATGAAGGGCAGGTATTAGCTGAGTTGGCGTCACGAGAGCTGCTGATTCCCAAGGGAACTCGAGAAGCCGAACTGACAGGATTGGTTGAGCATTTAGTGGAAGTTCAGCGCAAGCGCTCACCACAGGAAGAGTACCAAGCGTTGCTGGATTTAGAGCGTTCTGGGCAAAAGCTAGATAAAGCGCAGCGGCAACGTTTGGCAAGCTTGGTAATGGAACTTGTTAAACGACATTAA
- the rpsU gene encoding 30S ribosomal protein S21 codes for MPSVKVRDNEPFDVALRRFKRSCEKAGVLSEVRRREHYEKPTAERKRKAAAAVKRHAKKIQREQKRFERLY; via the coding sequence ATGCCTTCTGTAAAAGTACGTGATAACGAGCCGTTTGACGTCGCCCTGCGTCGCTTCAAGCGTTCTTGCGAAAAAGCCGGTGTTCTTTCTGAAGTACGCCGCCGCGAGCACTATGAGAAGCCGACTGCTGAGCGTAAGCGCAAAGCGGCAGCTGCCGTAAAACGCCACGCCAAGAAGATTCAGCGTGAGCAAAAGCGTTTCGAACGGCTCTATTGA
- the tsaD gene encoding tRNA (adenosine(37)-N6)-threonylcarbamoyltransferase complex transferase subunit TsaD, with product MRVLGIETSCDETGVAIYDTSHTGGSGLLADALYSQIAMHAEYGGVVPELASRDHTRKLLPLIEQVLHDAKLTRNDLDGIAYTAGPGLVGALMVGASTAHGMARALDIPVLGVHHMEGHLLAPMLEDDAPDFPFVALLVSGGHTQLVEVQALGHYQLLGESVDDAAGEAFDKAAKMLGLAYPGGPHVAKLAEQGDPKRFRFPRPMTDRPGLDFSFSGLKTHTLTAIRQLEAAGELDTQAKADVARAFEEAVVDTLVIKCRRALDQTGLKRLVVAGGVSANQRLRERLAVETEKRNARSYYPRGRFCTDNGAMIAYVGAQRLAAGEHDDNGVMKATPRWPLDTLTPT from the coding sequence ATGCGCGTACTGGGCATTGAAACATCTTGCGATGAAACGGGCGTCGCGATTTATGATACTTCGCACACTGGAGGCAGCGGCCTGCTTGCCGACGCGCTATATAGTCAAATTGCCATGCATGCCGAGTATGGTGGCGTGGTGCCTGAACTTGCCTCTCGCGACCATACGCGCAAGCTGTTACCGCTGATTGAGCAAGTATTGCACGACGCAAAGCTGACGCGTAACGATCTAGACGGCATTGCCTACACCGCAGGCCCGGGGTTAGTGGGCGCACTAATGGTTGGCGCCAGCACAGCGCACGGCATGGCACGCGCCCTGGACATCCCGGTACTTGGCGTACACCACATGGAAGGCCACCTGTTAGCCCCTATGCTGGAAGATGACGCCCCTGACTTCCCCTTTGTCGCCTTGCTTGTCTCTGGCGGGCATACCCAGCTTGTCGAAGTGCAGGCGCTTGGGCACTATCAGCTACTCGGCGAATCGGTTGATGATGCAGCGGGTGAAGCCTTCGACAAAGCAGCCAAAATGCTTGGGCTTGCCTACCCCGGCGGCCCTCACGTGGCTAAACTTGCTGAGCAAGGCGACCCAAAACGTTTCCGCTTTCCACGGCCAATGACCGACCGCCCTGGCCTAGACTTCAGTTTTTCCGGCTTAAAAACTCATACGCTGACCGCTATTCGCCAATTGGAAGCAGCTGGAGAACTAGACACCCAAGCCAAAGCCGACGTGGCGAGAGCCTTTGAAGAAGCTGTCGTGGACACCCTGGTTATCAAATGCCGACGCGCATTGGACCAAACCGGTTTAAAGCGCTTGGTGGTCGCAGGTGGCGTCAGTGCTAACCAACGCCTGCGTGAGCGCCTAGCGGTCGAAACAGAGAAACGTAACGCGCGGTCTTATTACCCTCGCGGGCGCTTTTGCACCGACAACGGCGCAATGATCGCTTATGTCGGCGCCCAACGCCTAGCGGCGGGAGAGCATGATGATAACGGCGTTATGAAGGCGACGCCGCGTTGGCCGCTGGACACCTTAACGCCCACCTAA
- the plsY gene encoding glycerol-3-phosphate 1-O-acyltransferase PlsY, producing the protein MIWIVVGYLSGSWLAALSVCRLAGVPDPRYQGSCNPGFSNVLRLYGPRLAVTTLLLDALKGAPAVLAAKWLGLPVWLQGAVGLAVLLGHSYPLWHRFRGGKSVASAFGVLLILVPSVALLSAICWMLLAWRLRMAAAASLISAFVAPLACVWLAPDYVMVVSGFSLLVLARHGLNIRRLRRGEEPHLRG; encoded by the coding sequence ATGATATGGATCGTGGTGGGCTACTTAAGCGGAAGCTGGTTAGCGGCGCTGAGCGTATGTCGGTTGGCAGGCGTGCCTGATCCGCGCTATCAAGGTTCATGTAACCCTGGGTTTTCGAACGTGCTGCGCCTTTACGGGCCGCGCTTAGCAGTCACCACGCTATTGCTAGATGCATTAAAAGGGGCACCTGCAGTGCTGGCAGCCAAATGGCTGGGGCTACCTGTTTGGCTACAGGGGGCAGTAGGATTAGCCGTTCTCCTGGGTCATAGCTATCCTCTTTGGCATAGGTTTCGCGGTGGTAAGTCGGTTGCCAGTGCGTTTGGCGTGCTACTGATCTTGGTGCCCAGCGTGGCGCTGCTTAGTGCCATATGCTGGATGCTGCTTGCTTGGCGGCTGCGAATGGCTGCGGCAGCATCGCTTATTAGTGCATTTGTTGCGCCGCTGGCCTGCGTCTGGCTAGCACCCGACTACGTTATGGTCGTGAGTGGTTTCAGTCTATTGGTGCTCGCGCGGCATGGATTGAATATTCGTCGCCTGCGTCGAGGAGAAGAGCCGCATTTACGCGGCTAG
- the folB gene encoding dihydroneopterin aldolase — translation MDRILIEALAVDTVIGVYDWERTIVQSLSLDLSLATDIRPAAATDDLSLTLDYAAICQRIQRFADEHQFALVETFAERLAECLQQEFSITWLRLTVRKPGAVPQAASVGLEITRGTLP, via the coding sequence GTGGATCGCATTTTGATCGAAGCGCTGGCAGTAGATACCGTCATCGGTGTGTACGACTGGGAGCGCACCATTGTTCAGTCTTTAAGCTTGGACTTATCGCTCGCAACGGACATACGTCCCGCTGCCGCTACAGATGACTTGAGCTTAACACTTGATTATGCAGCCATTTGCCAGCGAATCCAGCGCTTTGCTGACGAGCACCAATTTGCTCTCGTCGAGACCTTTGCAGAACGCCTGGCTGAGTGCTTACAGCAGGAGTTCTCCATTACCTGGCTGCGCCTTACCGTACGCAAACCAGGGGCAGTTCCACAAGCCGCTAGCGTGGGTCTTGAAATTACCCGTGGCACGCTTCCATGA
- the folK gene encoding 2-amino-4-hydroxy-6-hydroxymethyldihydropteridine diphosphokinase, whose product MSLVTLSLGSNIDPDTHIRLCLDALEDTFGTLQISRVFESEPVGFNDNRNFYNLVVAFDSDWTVGELQAWSKQLEIAHGRTPDMVKCSSRALDIDLLTVGDVCATIDNVTLPREEITHNAFVLQPLAELLPNQRHPLCGLPYATLWQRFDMGSQRLWAIDFQWRGRWVSQADPAPKKASVR is encoded by the coding sequence ATGAGCTTGGTTACTCTCAGTTTAGGCAGCAATATCGATCCTGACACTCATATTCGCCTGTGCCTAGACGCGCTTGAAGATACCTTTGGCACCCTGCAAATATCGCGTGTTTTTGAAAGCGAGCCGGTGGGTTTTAATGATAATCGCAACTTTTATAACCTTGTAGTTGCGTTTGATAGCGACTGGACGGTGGGTGAGCTTCAAGCGTGGTCTAAACAGCTTGAAATCGCCCATGGTCGTACACCCGACATGGTTAAGTGCAGCTCACGGGCATTAGATATTGACCTACTTACGGTGGGAGACGTGTGCGCCACCATTGATAATGTCACCCTACCCCGAGAAGAGATCACGCACAACGCCTTCGTCCTACAGCCCTTAGCCGAACTGCTACCCAATCAACGTCACCCCCTCTGTGGCCTGCCTTACGCTACACTATGGCAACGCTTCGATATGGGCAGCCAACGCTTATGGGCCATCGATTTTCAATGGCGTGGCCGCTGGGTTTCCCAGGCAGACCCCGCGCCAAAGAAGGCATCTGTTCGCTAA